One stretch of Myxocyprinus asiaticus isolate MX2 ecotype Aquarium Trade chromosome 23, UBuf_Myxa_2, whole genome shotgun sequence DNA includes these proteins:
- the LOC127413983 gene encoding E3 ubiquitin-protein ligase TRIM47-like isoform X1: MAESSSDDQNPFNCPICLHLLKDPVTTACGHSYCMKCIEEYWDRDSQKGVYSCPQCRQTFTPRPALSRSTVLAEVVERMKRAEPESVKASSLLGCAVSGDVECDVCMETKLKAIKSCLVCLASYCETHIQTHYTSSALKRHKLLNASPHLQQQICSQHDKPLELYCCQDQQLICMQCALINHQNHSIASPEARRKEIQRQLKSNQDGLQENIHQREMKIEELRQAVDSHKRSAQAAVKHSETIFTELISSMEKRRAEITEIIRAQEKNEVRRVDALINTLEQEISDLKKKNNELGQLSYIKDDVCFIQNFSSLSRYQCSTSSMCISVNQHLTFEEIQTIVSELKGHLDDLCEEDAVRISEKVPTVHIMRNNETITEYLPSRPKTREEFLKYSSELNLNLSSACNQLCLCGMTVSRRDSLQSSVFGTSIPPRDSGFGFTSQDRNSGFGFTSQDRNSGFGFTSQDRNSGFGFARQDRNSGFGFARQDRNSGFGIAGQDRNSGFGFTSQNRNSSFGFARQDRNGGFGIAGQDRNGGFGFAGQDRNGGFGFAGQDRNSGFGFAGQDRKSVFGDQGIDDRFRNVTYQVLCNESLSGRCYFEVQWRGTGCSIAFSYDQIQQGGTFAFGHNNRSWKFDFQTAHYHVWHNNQQDKIPLVSKIGVFLDQEAGIVSFYNVSDKMNLLHRIQTTFTGPLYPGFSFQDWENDSSVTICCL; this comes from the exons ATGGCAGAATCTTCTTCTGATGATCAAAATCCTTTCAATTGTCCTATCTGTCTTCATCTTCTAAAGGACCCAGTAACTACAGCTTGTGGGCACAGTTACTGTATGAAATGTATTGAAGAGTACTGGGATCGGGATAGTCAGAAGGGAGTTTACAGCTGCCCTCAGTGCAGACAGACGTTCACTCCAAGACCAGCTCTCAGCAGAAGCACTGTGCTGGCTGAAGTTGTAGAGAGAATGAAGAGGGCAGAACCAGAATCTGTAAAAGCCTCATCTTTACTGGGTTGTGCTGTGTCAGGGGATGTGGAGTGTGATGTCTGCATGGAGACAAAACTAAAAGCCATCAAGTCTTGTCTTGTGTGTTTGGCTTCTTACTGTGAAACTCACATCCAAACTCATTATACGTCTTCTGCATTAAAGCGTCACAAACTGCTCAATGCCTCGCCACACCTACAGCAGCAGATCTGCTCTCAACATGATAAACCACTGGAGCTGTACTGCTGCCAAGATCAGCAGTTGATATGCATGCAATGTGCTTTAATTAACCACCAGAATCATAGTATAGCTTCACCTGAAGCAAGAAGAAAAGAAATACAG CGACAGTTGAAATCAAATCAGGATGGCCTACAAGAGAATATACATCAGCGAGAGATGAAGATAGAGGAGTTAAGACAAGCTGTGGACTCTCATAAA CGTTCAGCACAGGCTGCAGTGAAGCACAGTGAGACAATCTTTACAGAGCTGATCAGCTCCATGGAGAAAAGACGAGCCGAGATCACAGAGATTATCAGAGCTCAAGAAAAGAATGAAGTAAGAAGGGTCGATGCGCTAATAAATACATTGGAGCAAGAGATCAGTGATCTGAAGAAGAAAAACAATGAACTGGGGCAACTTTCATACATCAAGGATGATGTCTGTTTCATTCAG AATTTCTCTTCTCTTTCCCGTTATCAATGTTCAACTTCAAGCATGTGCATCTCTGTCAATCAGCATCTGACATTTGAGGAAATACAAACAATTGTCTCTGAGCTGAAAGGTCATCTGGATGATCTCTGTGAAGAAGACGCTGTCAGGATATCAGAGAAAG TTCCCACTGTCCATATAATGAGAAACAATGAGACAATCACAGAGT atCTGCCATCTCGACCCAAGACCAGAGAAGAGTTCCTTAAAT ATTCTTCTGAACTAAATCTGAATCTCTCTTCAGCCTGTAATCAGCTCTGTTTATGCGGCATGACTGTGTCAAGGCGTGATTCACTACAAAGCAGTGTGTTTGGCACTTCTATTCCTCCGCGAGATAGCGGCTTTGGCTTTACTAGTCAAGACAGAAACAGCGGCTTTGGCTTTACTAGTCAAGACAGAAACAGCGGCTTTGGCTTTACTAGTCAAGACAGAAACAGCGGCTTTGGCTTTGCTAGGCAAGACAGAAACAGCGGCTTTGGCTTTGCTAGGCAAGACAGAAACAGCGGCTTTGGCATTGCTGGGCAAGACAGAAACAGCGGCTTTGGCTTTACTAGTCAAAACAGAAACAGCAGCTTTGGCTTTGCTAGGCAAGACAGAAACGGCGGCTTTGGCATTGCTGGGCAAGACAGAAACGGCGGCTTTGGCTTTGCTGGGCAAGACAGAAACGGCGGCTTTGGCTTTGCTGGGCAAGACAGAAACAGCGGCTTTGGCTTTGCTGGGCAAGACAGAAAGAGTGTCTTTGGTGATCAGGGAATTGATGACCGTTTTAGAAATGTTACATATCAGGTGTTGTGTAATGAGAGTCTATCTGGACGCTGTTATTTTGAAGTTCAGTGGCGAGGAACAGGTTGCTCTATTGCATTCTCATACGACCAGATTCAACAAGGAGGAACTTTTGCCTTTGGACACAACAACAGATCTTGGAAATTTGACTTTCAAACAGCTCATTATCATGTATGGCACAATAACCAACAGGATAAAATTCCACTGGTCTCTAAAATTGGAGTGTTTCTGGATCAGGAGGCAGGAATTGTGTCCTTTTACAATGTCTCTGACAAAATGAACCTTCTACACAGAATCCAGACCACATTCACTGGGCCCCTCTATCCTGGGTTTTCATTTCAGGATTGGGAAAATGACTCATCAGTGACCATTTGTTGTCTGTAG
- the LOC127413983 gene encoding E3 ubiquitin-protein ligase TRIM47-like isoform X2 has product MAESSSDDQNPFNCPICLHLLKDPVTTACGHSYCMKCIEEYWDRDSQKGVYSCPQCRQTFTPRPALSRSTVLAEVVERMKRAEPESVKASSLLGCAVSGDVECDVCMETKLKAIKSCLVCLASYCETHIQTHYTSSALKRHKLLNASPHLQQQICSQHDKPLELYCCQDQQLICMQCALINHQNHSIASPEARRKEIQRQLKSNQDGLQENIHQREMKIEELRQAVDSHKRSAQAAVKHSETIFTELISSMEKRRAEITEIIRAQEKNEVRRVDALINTLEQEISDLKKKNNELGQLSYIKDDVCFIQNFSSLSRYQCSTSSMCISVNQHLTFEEIQTIVSELKGHLDDLCEEDAVRISEKVPTVHIMRNNETITEYLPSRPKTREEFLKYSSELNLNLSSACNQLCLCGMTVSRRDSLQSSVFGTSIPPRDSGFGFTSQDRNSGFGFTSQDRNSGFGFTSQDRNSGFGFARQDRNSGFGIAGQDRNSGFGFTSQNRNSSFGFARQDRNGGFGIAGQDRNGGFGFAGQDRNGGFGFAGQDRNSGFGFAGQDRKSVFGDQGIDDRFRNVTYQVLCNESLSGRCYFEVQWRGTGCSIAFSYDQIQQGGTFAFGHNNRSWKFDFQTAHYHVWHNNQQDKIPLVSKIGVFLDQEAGIVSFYNVSDKMNLLHRIQTTFTGPLYPGFSFQDWENDSSVTICCL; this is encoded by the exons ATGGCAGAATCTTCTTCTGATGATCAAAATCCTTTCAATTGTCCTATCTGTCTTCATCTTCTAAAGGACCCAGTAACTACAGCTTGTGGGCACAGTTACTGTATGAAATGTATTGAAGAGTACTGGGATCGGGATAGTCAGAAGGGAGTTTACAGCTGCCCTCAGTGCAGACAGACGTTCACTCCAAGACCAGCTCTCAGCAGAAGCACTGTGCTGGCTGAAGTTGTAGAGAGAATGAAGAGGGCAGAACCAGAATCTGTAAAAGCCTCATCTTTACTGGGTTGTGCTGTGTCAGGGGATGTGGAGTGTGATGTCTGCATGGAGACAAAACTAAAAGCCATCAAGTCTTGTCTTGTGTGTTTGGCTTCTTACTGTGAAACTCACATCCAAACTCATTATACGTCTTCTGCATTAAAGCGTCACAAACTGCTCAATGCCTCGCCACACCTACAGCAGCAGATCTGCTCTCAACATGATAAACCACTGGAGCTGTACTGCTGCCAAGATCAGCAGTTGATATGCATGCAATGTGCTTTAATTAACCACCAGAATCATAGTATAGCTTCACCTGAAGCAAGAAGAAAAGAAATACAG CGACAGTTGAAATCAAATCAGGATGGCCTACAAGAGAATATACATCAGCGAGAGATGAAGATAGAGGAGTTAAGACAAGCTGTGGACTCTCATAAA CGTTCAGCACAGGCTGCAGTGAAGCACAGTGAGACAATCTTTACAGAGCTGATCAGCTCCATGGAGAAAAGACGAGCCGAGATCACAGAGATTATCAGAGCTCAAGAAAAGAATGAAGTAAGAAGGGTCGATGCGCTAATAAATACATTGGAGCAAGAGATCAGTGATCTGAAGAAGAAAAACAATGAACTGGGGCAACTTTCATACATCAAGGATGATGTCTGTTTCATTCAG AATTTCTCTTCTCTTTCCCGTTATCAATGTTCAACTTCAAGCATGTGCATCTCTGTCAATCAGCATCTGACATTTGAGGAAATACAAACAATTGTCTCTGAGCTGAAAGGTCATCTGGATGATCTCTGTGAAGAAGACGCTGTCAGGATATCAGAGAAAG TTCCCACTGTCCATATAATGAGAAACAATGAGACAATCACAGAGT atCTGCCATCTCGACCCAAGACCAGAGAAGAGTTCCTTAAAT ATTCTTCTGAACTAAATCTGAATCTCTCTTCAGCCTGTAATCAGCTCTGTTTATGCGGCATGACTGTGTCAAGGCGTGATTCACTACAAAGCAGTGTGTTTGGCACTTCTATTCCTCCGCGAGATAGCGGCTTTGGCTTTACTAGTCAAGACAGAAACAGCGGCTTTGGCTTTACTAGTCAAGACAGAAACAGCGGCTTTGGCTTTACTAGTCAAGACAGAAACAGCGGCTTTGGCTTTGCTAG GCAAGACAGAAACAGCGGCTTTGGCATTGCTGGGCAAGACAGAAACAGCGGCTTTGGCTTTACTAGTCAAAACAGAAACAGCAGCTTTGGCTTTGCTAGGCAAGACAGAAACGGCGGCTTTGGCATTGCTGGGCAAGACAGAAACGGCGGCTTTGGCTTTGCTGGGCAAGACAGAAACGGCGGCTTTGGCTTTGCTGGGCAAGACAGAAACAGCGGCTTTGGCTTTGCTGGGCAAGACAGAAAGAGTGTCTTTGGTGATCAGGGAATTGATGACCGTTTTAGAAATGTTACATATCAGGTGTTGTGTAATGAGAGTCTATCTGGACGCTGTTATTTTGAAGTTCAGTGGCGAGGAACAGGTTGCTCTATTGCATTCTCATACGACCAGATTCAACAAGGAGGAACTTTTGCCTTTGGACACAACAACAGATCTTGGAAATTTGACTTTCAAACAGCTCATTATCATGTATGGCACAATAACCAACAGGATAAAATTCCACTGGTCTCTAAAATTGGAGTGTTTCTGGATCAGGAGGCAGGAATTGTGTCCTTTTACAATGTCTCTGACAAAATGAACCTTCTACACAGAATCCAGACCACATTCACTGGGCCCCTCTATCCTGGGTTTTCATTTCAGGATTGGGAAAATGACTCATCAGTGACCATTTGTTGTCTGTAG
- the LOC127413983 gene encoding E3 ubiquitin-protein ligase TRIM47-like isoform X3, whose translation MAESSSDDQNPFNCPICLHLLKDPVTTACGHSYCMKCIEEYWDRDSQKGVYSCPQCRQTFTPRPALSRSTVLAEVVERMKRAEPESVKASSLLGCAVSGDVECDVCMETKLKAIKSCLVCLASYCETHIQTHYTSSALKRHKLLNASPHLQQQICSQHDKPLELYCCQDQQLICMQCALINHQNHSIASPEARRKEIQRQLKSNQDGLQENIHQREMKIEELRQAVDSHKRSAQAAVKHSETIFTELISSMEKRRAEITEIIRAQEKNEVRRVDALINTLEQEISDLKKKNNELGQLSYIKDDVCFIQNFSSLSRYQCSTSSMCISVNQHLTFEEIQTIVSELKGHLDDLCEEDAVRISEKVPTVHIMRNNETITEYLPSRPKTREEFLKYSSELNLNLSSACNQLCLCGMTVSRRDSLQSSVFGTSIPPRDSGFGFTSQDRNSGFGFTSQDRNSGFGFTSQDRNSGFGFARQDRNSGFGFARQDRNGGFGIAGQDRNGGFGFAGQDRNGGFGFAGQDRNSGFGFAGQDRKSVFGDQGIDDRFRNVTYQVLCNESLSGRCYFEVQWRGTGCSIAFSYDQIQQGGTFAFGHNNRSWKFDFQTAHYHVWHNNQQDKIPLVSKIGVFLDQEAGIVSFYNVSDKMNLLHRIQTTFTGPLYPGFSFQDWENDSSVTICCL comes from the exons ATGGCAGAATCTTCTTCTGATGATCAAAATCCTTTCAATTGTCCTATCTGTCTTCATCTTCTAAAGGACCCAGTAACTACAGCTTGTGGGCACAGTTACTGTATGAAATGTATTGAAGAGTACTGGGATCGGGATAGTCAGAAGGGAGTTTACAGCTGCCCTCAGTGCAGACAGACGTTCACTCCAAGACCAGCTCTCAGCAGAAGCACTGTGCTGGCTGAAGTTGTAGAGAGAATGAAGAGGGCAGAACCAGAATCTGTAAAAGCCTCATCTTTACTGGGTTGTGCTGTGTCAGGGGATGTGGAGTGTGATGTCTGCATGGAGACAAAACTAAAAGCCATCAAGTCTTGTCTTGTGTGTTTGGCTTCTTACTGTGAAACTCACATCCAAACTCATTATACGTCTTCTGCATTAAAGCGTCACAAACTGCTCAATGCCTCGCCACACCTACAGCAGCAGATCTGCTCTCAACATGATAAACCACTGGAGCTGTACTGCTGCCAAGATCAGCAGTTGATATGCATGCAATGTGCTTTAATTAACCACCAGAATCATAGTATAGCTTCACCTGAAGCAAGAAGAAAAGAAATACAG CGACAGTTGAAATCAAATCAGGATGGCCTACAAGAGAATATACATCAGCGAGAGATGAAGATAGAGGAGTTAAGACAAGCTGTGGACTCTCATAAA CGTTCAGCACAGGCTGCAGTGAAGCACAGTGAGACAATCTTTACAGAGCTGATCAGCTCCATGGAGAAAAGACGAGCCGAGATCACAGAGATTATCAGAGCTCAAGAAAAGAATGAAGTAAGAAGGGTCGATGCGCTAATAAATACATTGGAGCAAGAGATCAGTGATCTGAAGAAGAAAAACAATGAACTGGGGCAACTTTCATACATCAAGGATGATGTCTGTTTCATTCAG AATTTCTCTTCTCTTTCCCGTTATCAATGTTCAACTTCAAGCATGTGCATCTCTGTCAATCAGCATCTGACATTTGAGGAAATACAAACAATTGTCTCTGAGCTGAAAGGTCATCTGGATGATCTCTGTGAAGAAGACGCTGTCAGGATATCAGAGAAAG TTCCCACTGTCCATATAATGAGAAACAATGAGACAATCACAGAGT atCTGCCATCTCGACCCAAGACCAGAGAAGAGTTCCTTAAAT ATTCTTCTGAACTAAATCTGAATCTCTCTTCAGCCTGTAATCAGCTCTGTTTATGCGGCATGACTGTGTCAAGGCGTGATTCACTACAAAGCAGTGTGTTTGGCACTTCTATTCCTCCGCGAGATAGCGGCTTTGGCTTTACTAGTCAAGACAGAAACAGCGGCTTTGGCTTTACTAGTCAAGACAGAAACAGCGGCTTTGGCTTTACTAGTCAAGACAGAAACAGCGGCTTTGGCTTTGCTAGGCAAGACAGAAACAGCGGCTTTGGCTTTGCTAG GCAAGACAGAAACGGCGGCTTTGGCATTGCTGGGCAAGACAGAAACGGCGGCTTTGGCTTTGCTGGGCAAGACAGAAACGGCGGCTTTGGCTTTGCTGGGCAAGACAGAAACAGCGGCTTTGGCTTTGCTGGGCAAGACAGAAAGAGTGTCTTTGGTGATCAGGGAATTGATGACCGTTTTAGAAATGTTACATATCAGGTGTTGTGTAATGAGAGTCTATCTGGACGCTGTTATTTTGAAGTTCAGTGGCGAGGAACAGGTTGCTCTATTGCATTCTCATACGACCAGATTCAACAAGGAGGAACTTTTGCCTTTGGACACAACAACAGATCTTGGAAATTTGACTTTCAAACAGCTCATTATCATGTATGGCACAATAACCAACAGGATAAAATTCCACTGGTCTCTAAAATTGGAGTGTTTCTGGATCAGGAGGCAGGAATTGTGTCCTTTTACAATGTCTCTGACAAAATGAACCTTCTACACAGAATCCAGACCACATTCACTGGGCCCCTCTATCCTGGGTTTTCATTTCAGGATTGGGAAAATGACTCATCAGTGACCATTTGTTGTCTGTAG
- the LOC127413983 gene encoding E3 ubiquitin-protein ligase TRIM47-like isoform X4 has translation MAESSSDDQNPFNCPICLHLLKDPVTTACGHSYCMKCIEEYWDRDSQKGVYSCPQCRQTFTPRPALSRSTVLAEVVERMKRAEPESVKASSLLGCAVSGDVECDVCMETKLKAIKSCLVCLASYCETHIQTHYTSSALKRHKLLNASPHLQQQICSQHDKPLELYCCQDQQLICMQCALINHQNHSIASPEARRKEIQRQLKSNQDGLQENIHQREMKIEELRQAVDSHKRSAQAAVKHSETIFTELISSMEKRRAEITEIIRAQEKNEVRRVDALINTLEQEISDLKKKNNELGQLSYIKDDVCFIQNFSSLSRYQCSTSSMCISVNQHLTFEEIQTIVSELKGHLDDLCEEDAVRISEKVPTVHIMRNNETITEYLPSRPKTREEFLKYSSELNLNLSSACNQLCLCGMTVSRRDSLQSSVFGTSIPPRDSGFGFTSQDRNSGFGFTSQDRNSGFGFTSQDRNSGFGFARQDRNGGFGIAGQDRNGGFGFAGQDRNGGFGFAGQDRNSGFGFAGQDRKSVFGDQGIDDRFRNVTYQVLCNESLSGRCYFEVQWRGTGCSIAFSYDQIQQGGTFAFGHNNRSWKFDFQTAHYHVWHNNQQDKIPLVSKIGVFLDQEAGIVSFYNVSDKMNLLHRIQTTFTGPLYPGFSFQDWENDSSVTICCL, from the exons ATGGCAGAATCTTCTTCTGATGATCAAAATCCTTTCAATTGTCCTATCTGTCTTCATCTTCTAAAGGACCCAGTAACTACAGCTTGTGGGCACAGTTACTGTATGAAATGTATTGAAGAGTACTGGGATCGGGATAGTCAGAAGGGAGTTTACAGCTGCCCTCAGTGCAGACAGACGTTCACTCCAAGACCAGCTCTCAGCAGAAGCACTGTGCTGGCTGAAGTTGTAGAGAGAATGAAGAGGGCAGAACCAGAATCTGTAAAAGCCTCATCTTTACTGGGTTGTGCTGTGTCAGGGGATGTGGAGTGTGATGTCTGCATGGAGACAAAACTAAAAGCCATCAAGTCTTGTCTTGTGTGTTTGGCTTCTTACTGTGAAACTCACATCCAAACTCATTATACGTCTTCTGCATTAAAGCGTCACAAACTGCTCAATGCCTCGCCACACCTACAGCAGCAGATCTGCTCTCAACATGATAAACCACTGGAGCTGTACTGCTGCCAAGATCAGCAGTTGATATGCATGCAATGTGCTTTAATTAACCACCAGAATCATAGTATAGCTTCACCTGAAGCAAGAAGAAAAGAAATACAG CGACAGTTGAAATCAAATCAGGATGGCCTACAAGAGAATATACATCAGCGAGAGATGAAGATAGAGGAGTTAAGACAAGCTGTGGACTCTCATAAA CGTTCAGCACAGGCTGCAGTGAAGCACAGTGAGACAATCTTTACAGAGCTGATCAGCTCCATGGAGAAAAGACGAGCCGAGATCACAGAGATTATCAGAGCTCAAGAAAAGAATGAAGTAAGAAGGGTCGATGCGCTAATAAATACATTGGAGCAAGAGATCAGTGATCTGAAGAAGAAAAACAATGAACTGGGGCAACTTTCATACATCAAGGATGATGTCTGTTTCATTCAG AATTTCTCTTCTCTTTCCCGTTATCAATGTTCAACTTCAAGCATGTGCATCTCTGTCAATCAGCATCTGACATTTGAGGAAATACAAACAATTGTCTCTGAGCTGAAAGGTCATCTGGATGATCTCTGTGAAGAAGACGCTGTCAGGATATCAGAGAAAG TTCCCACTGTCCATATAATGAGAAACAATGAGACAATCACAGAGT atCTGCCATCTCGACCCAAGACCAGAGAAGAGTTCCTTAAAT ATTCTTCTGAACTAAATCTGAATCTCTCTTCAGCCTGTAATCAGCTCTGTTTATGCGGCATGACTGTGTCAAGGCGTGATTCACTACAAAGCAGTGTGTTTGGCACTTCTATTCCTCCGCGAGATAGCGGCTTTGGCTTTACTAGTCAAGACAGAAACAGCGGCTTTGGCTTTACTAGTCAAGACAGAAACAGCGGCTTTGGCTTTACTAGTCAAGACAGAAACAGCGGCTTTGGCTTTGCTAG GCAAGACAGAAACGGCGGCTTTGGCATTGCTGGGCAAGACAGAAACGGCGGCTTTGGCTTTGCTGGGCAAGACAGAAACGGCGGCTTTGGCTTTGCTGGGCAAGACAGAAACAGCGGCTTTGGCTTTGCTGGGCAAGACAGAAAGAGTGTCTTTGGTGATCAGGGAATTGATGACCGTTTTAGAAATGTTACATATCAGGTGTTGTGTAATGAGAGTCTATCTGGACGCTGTTATTTTGAAGTTCAGTGGCGAGGAACAGGTTGCTCTATTGCATTCTCATACGACCAGATTCAACAAGGAGGAACTTTTGCCTTTGGACACAACAACAGATCTTGGAAATTTGACTTTCAAACAGCTCATTATCATGTATGGCACAATAACCAACAGGATAAAATTCCACTGGTCTCTAAAATTGGAGTGTTTCTGGATCAGGAGGCAGGAATTGTGTCCTTTTACAATGTCTCTGACAAAATGAACCTTCTACACAGAATCCAGACCACATTCACTGGGCCCCTCTATCCTGGGTTTTCATTTCAGGATTGGGAAAATGACTCATCAGTGACCATTTGTTGTCTGTAG